In Cryptomeria japonica chromosome 10, Sugi_1.0, whole genome shotgun sequence, a genomic segment contains:
- the LOC131079210 gene encoding probable E3 ubiquitin-protein ligase ARI8 has protein sequence MEYESEDYSDTEEFLECSEEESSSPKKEEKNNGINCYRVLSFQDIREEQEKAMETVSSLCCLSQAESRILLQQFNWSITNLVEQWFYNEQKVRKDSGLFDKAPVKQLRADEKLYCSICMDAHFITEMKALACAHYFCKPCWVNYIQISIRENGIGCLSLRCPEPKCGAAVGEDTVLCLITEEQDRTKYGQFLVRSYVEENKRIKWCPAPECEYAVELQDGISQCYDVTCKCSYNFCWSCSEEMHRPVDCDTVRKWTFKNRDNGETENWKIVNTKPCPKCGRAIEKNQGCMHMTCVAPCFYEFCWICLGDWKVHSNNYACNRFEDGEQGTETVANEEFESEEEKIRREERDAIKQSLDRYSHYFERWAAHERSREKALSDLKHVQDLQIKELGNIQCLTELHLKFVIDAWLQIVECRRVLKWTYAYGYYLSQDENSHKILFEHCQAFAESSLERLHQCVEEELQAFISSQKPPEEFTEFRIRLLTLTKVTANYFENLVQSLEKSQVKED, from the coding sequence ATGGAGTACGAATCAGAGGATTACTCTGATACCGAAGAGTTTTTGGAATGTTCTGAAGAGGAAAGCTCCTCACccaaaaaggaagaaaagaacaatGGCATCAACTGCTACAGAGTTTTGAGCTTTCAAGACATCCGTGAAGAACAGGAGAAGGCCATGGAGACTGTTTCATCCCTTTGCTGTTTATCTCAAGCAGAGTCAAGGATTCTCCTGCAACAATTCAATTGGAGCATTACAAATTTGGTGGAACAATGGTTTTACAACGAGCAGAAAGTGCGAAAAGATTCAGGGCTGTTTGACAAGGCTCCAGTAAAACAGCTCAGAGCTGATGAGAAGTTATACTGTTCGATCTGCATGGATGCCCACTTCATTACTGAAATGAAGGCCCTTGCTTGTGCCCATTATTTCTGTAAGCCCTGTTGGGTGAACTACATTCAGATCTCAATTAGGGAAAATGGAATTGGGTGCCTCAGTTTGAGATGTCCCGAGCCAAAATGTGGGGCGGCTGTGGGCGAAGACACTGTGCTCTGTTTGATTACAGAGGAACAGGACAGAACAAAATATGGGCAATTTCTTGTTAGATCTTATGTTGAGGAAAACAAAAGAATCAAATGGTGCCCTGCTCCTGAGTGTGAGTATGCTGTGGAATTGCAGGATGGAATCAGCCAATGCTATGATGTCACCTGCAAATGCTCTTATAATTTTTGCTGGAGCTGCTCAGAGGAGATGCATCGTCCTGTTGACTGTGATACTGTTAGAAAATGGACCTTCAAGAACAGAGACAATGGAGAAacagaaaattggaaaatagttAATACAAAGCCCTGCCCAAAATGTGGCCGTGCAATTGAAAAAAATCAGGGTTGCATGCATATGACATGTGTGGCTCCCTGCTTCTATGAATTTTGCTGGATATGCCTTGGGGATTGGAAGGTCCACTCTAATAATTATGCTTGCAACAGATTTGAAGATGGTGAACAGGGGACAGAGACAGTTGCTAATGAGGAATTTGAATCAGAGGAAGAGAAAAtaaggagagaagagagagatgcCATTAAACAATCCTTAGACAGATACAGTCATTATTTTGAACGATGGGCAGCCCATGAAAGATCTAGGGAAAAAGCACTGTCAGATTTGAAGCATGTTCAGGATCTTCAGATCAAAGAGCTGGGTAACATACAATGCTTAACTGAGTTGCATCTTAAATTTGTGATAGATGCATGGCTTCAGATTGTTGAATGCAGGCGTGTGCTCAAGTGGACATATGCTTATGGATATTATCTATCTCAAGATGAAAATTCCCACAAGATTTTGTTTGAGCACTGCCAAGCTTTTGCTGAGTCATCTTTAGAACGACTTCATCAGTGTGTTGAGGAAGAGTTGCAGGCTTTTATTTCAAGCCAGAAGCCTCCAGAAGAATTTACTGAATTTCGTATCAGGCTTCTTACCCTCACAAAAGTGACTGCCAATTATTTTGAAAACCTCGTCCAATCTCTGGAAAAAAGCCAAGTGAAAGAAGACTGA